A stretch of candidate division WOR-3 bacterium DNA encodes these proteins:
- a CDS encoding PorV/PorQ family protein, with translation MKKATITTILMLLMSSPAFSFSAGVTGSTFLKIGIGARPVALGSAYTAVSDDANCIFWNPAGLGQTYALGGTISFLNLFKDVNYGAGAFVVRLKALGVLGIGGAFLSASDVRRDANGTETGTFSNYDAMFILSFGREIYGENLFGGVSVRGIQSKLGNRTARTATLDGGVLFVPHPVLRLGAALKNVGPGIVFISERDLPPTELRTGSALVLPLNLESFILKTTLSADLGFSEFSKISAGFGGELTLLPTDLDLAFKGFSLRGGYQPVERTGDWSGWSFGLGAMVPLGKDNYFSIDAVHYSYGYLGGADRVSFTLKI, from the coding sequence ATGAAAAAAGCGACAATAACAACTATATTGATGTTGCTGATGAGCTCGCCTGCGTTTTCATTCAGCGCGGGGGTCACAGGCAGTACATTTTTAAAAATTGGAATAGGGGCGCGACCGGTCGCTCTCGGTTCGGCCTACACCGCTGTGTCCGACGACGCCAACTGCATATTCTGGAATCCGGCCGGACTCGGACAGACTTACGCTCTCGGCGGGACCATTTCATTTCTAAATCTTTTCAAGGACGTCAATTACGGCGCCGGAGCTTTTGTAGTAAGGCTGAAAGCTCTGGGAGTGCTCGGGATAGGCGGTGCGTTTTTGAGCGCGAGCGATGTGAGAAGAGACGCTAACGGAACCGAGACGGGCACATTTTCCAACTACGATGCGATGTTTATCTTGTCTTTTGGCAGGGAAATTTACGGAGAGAACCTTTTCGGAGGTGTTTCCGTCAGGGGTATCCAGAGTAAACTCGGAAACAGGACCGCGAGAACGGCCACACTCGACGGAGGAGTGCTTTTTGTGCCGCATCCTGTCCTGAGGCTCGGCGCCGCTCTTAAAAATGTCGGCCCAGGCATAGTTTTCATAAGCGAACGGGACCTTCCGCCCACTGAATTGCGGACTGGATCGGCTTTGGTCCTGCCTCTCAATCTCGAATCGTTCATTCTGAAGACGACATTGAGCGCGGACCTTGGTTTTTCAGAGTTTTCTAAAATTTCGGCAGGTTTCGGCGGCGAACTGACTCTTTTGCCTACGGATCTCGATTTGGCTTTTAAAGGTTTTTCTCTGAGGGGAGGATATCAGCCGGTCGAGAGGACGGGAGACTGGAGCGGATGGTCTTTCGGCCTGGGAGCAATGGTACCGCTCGGAAAAGACAATTATTTTTCAATTGACGCGGTGCATTACTCTTACGGATACCTTGGGGGAGCCGACAGGGTCTCTTTCACACTTAAAATATAA